In a genomic window of Vicia villosa cultivar HV-30 ecotype Madison, WI unplaced genomic scaffold, Vvil1.0 ctg.000073F_1_1, whole genome shotgun sequence:
- the LOC131623496 gene encoding polygalacturonase 1 beta-like protein 3, whose translation MAQTLALQFLTLLLFFFMNGQGITARDLKTELRDVDSNEQPYITQYGHTKPDYAASYNTHDSNGPYKTSYGNHEAEKPDYNTGYRTHTHHSNELYKTSYGNHEAEKPDYNTGYKARTHDSNEPYKTSYGNREAEKPDYNTGYKARTHDSNEPYKTSYGNREAEKPDYNTGYRAHTHDSNEPYRTSYGNHEAEKPNYNTGYRAHSHTHDSNKPYKTSYGNHEAEKPDYDTGYRAHTHDSNEPYKTSYGNHEAEKPDYDTGYRAHTHDSNEPYKTSYGNHEAEKPDYNTGYRTHTQNSNKPYLTYANHETDESNGPYIASYGKHEPNHPYITQYGPTSLDLKDLTSPNSKNLKGSASSNLDRTEAFKTGFFNLDDLYVGHVMTLQFPVQEVSHYLPKKVADSIPLSKSQLPSVLQLFSISEDTSQAKSMRGTLEECEGETITGETKVCANSLESMLEFVDTIIGSDTKHSILSTSQPSPTAIPLQKYTILEVSHDIHAPKWVACHPLPYPYAIHYCHYIATGSKVFKVTLVGDENGDKMEALGICHLDTSDWNPDHIVFKQLGIKAGKNTPVCHFFPVNHLLWVPVEPSKATM comes from the exons ATGGCTCAGACACTAGCACTTCAGTTTCTTACTTTACTCCTTTTCTTTTTCATg AATGGACAAGGCATCACTGCAAGAGACTTGAAGACAGAGTTACGAGATGTGGATTCCAATGAACAACCTTACATTACACAGTACGGACACACTAAACCAGATTATGCAGCTTCATATAATACTCATGATTCCAATGGACCTTACAAAACTTCCTACGGTAACCATGAAGCCGAGAAACCAGATTATAATACCGGATATAGGACTCATACCCACCATTCCAATGAACTCTACAAAACTTCTTACGGTAATCATGAGGCCGAGAAACCAGATTATAATACTGGTTATAAGGCTCGTACACATGATTCCAATGAACCTTACAAAACTTCCTACGGTAATCGTGAAGCCGAGAAACCAGATTATAATACTGGTTATAAGGCTCGTACACATGATTCCAATGAACCTTACAAAACTTCCTACGGTAATCGTGAAGCCGAGAAACCAGATTATAATACCGGATACAGGGCTCATACCCATGATTCCAATGAACCTTACAGAACTTCCTACGGTAATCATGAAGCCGAGAAACCAAATTATAATACCGGATATAGGGCTCATAGTCATACCCATGATTCCAATAAACCTTACAAAACTTCCTACGGTAATCATGAAGCCGAGAAACCAGATTATGATACCGGATATAGGGCTCATACCCATGATTCCAATGAACCTTACAAAACTTCCTACGGTAATCATGAAGCCGAGAAACCAGATTATGATACCGGATATAGGGCTCATACCCATGATTCCAATGAACCTTACAAAACTTCCTACGGTAATCATGAAGCCGAGAAACCAGATTATAATACCGGATATAGGACTCATACCCAAAATTCCAATAAACCCTACTTAACTTACGCTAACCATGAAACCGATGAATCCAATGGACCGTACATAGCTTCCTACGGTAAACATGAACCCAATCATCCTTACATCACACAGTACGGACCAACTTCCCTTGATCTAAAAGACCTCACGTCTCCAAACTCAAAAAATCTAAAAGGGTCTGCATCTTCCAATTTGGATCGCACAGAAGCTTTCAAAACAGGCTTTTTCAATTTGGATGATCTTTATGTTGGACATGTAATGACCCTCCAATTTCCAGTCCAAGAGGTTTCTCATTATCTCCCAAAAAAAGTGGCTGACTCCATTCCTCTCTCAAAATCACAACTCCCAAGTGTTCTACAACTCTTCTCAATCTCTGAAGATACATCTCAAGCCAAATCCATGAGAGGAACACTTGAAGAATGCGAAGGAGAAACCATTACTGGAGAGACAAAAGTCTGTGCTAATTCTCTAGAGTCGATGCTCGAATTCGTTGATACAATCATTGGTTCAGACACCAAACATAGCATTCTCAGTACCAGCCAGCCATCACCTACCGCTATCCCTCTACAGAAGTACACCATTTTGGAAGTATCACATGACATTCACGCTCCTAAATGGGTAGCTTGCCACCCCCTACCTTACCCATATGCAATTCACTATTGCCATTACATAGCTACAGGGAGTAAAGTGTTCAAAGTCACACTTGTTGGTGATGAGAATGGAGACAAAATGGAAGCTCTTGGCATTTGTCATTTGGATACATCTGATTGGAACCCAGATCATATTGTATTTAAGCAGCTTGGAATTAAGGCTGGGAAGAATACTCCAGTGTGTCACTTTTTTCCTGTAAACCATCTTTTGTGGGTTCCTGTGGAGCCTTCAAAAGCCACCATGTGA
- the LOC131623509 gene encoding BURP domain-containing protein BNM2A-like: protein MTLQFPIQEVSNFLPREEANSIPLSISQLSNVLQLLSLHEDSPQAKSMRETLEQCEGEAVIGETKICANSVESMHEFVNTIIGPETKYIVLTTSNPSPSATPLQKYTIMGISHDINAPIWVSCHPLPHPYAIYYCHYIATGTRVFKVSLVGDVNGDNMEALGGMCHLDTSDWNPNHMIFKKLRVNPGKDTPVCHFFSINHLLWVPPQSSKATM, encoded by the coding sequence ATGACCCTCCAATTTCCTATCCAAGAGGTTTCTAATTTCCTTCCAAGAGAAGAGGCTAACTCAATTCCTCTCTCAATTTCACAGCTCTCAAATGTTCTCCAACTCTTATCACTCCATGAAGATTCTCCTCAAGCAAAATCCATGAGAGAAACACTTGAGCAATGTGAAGGAGAAGCAGTCATAGGAGAGACCAAAATATGTGCCAACTCTGTAGAGTCCATGCATGAATTTGTTAACACAATAATTGGTCCAGAAACCAAGTATATTGTTCTTACTACCAGCAACCCATCACCCTCAGCCACCCCTCTTCAAAAATACACCATTATGGGAATATCACATGATATTAATGCTCCTATATGGGTATCTTGCCATCCCCTACCACATCCTTATGCCATTTACTATTGCCACTACATAGCTACAGGAACTAGAGTGTTTAAGGTCTCACTGGTAGGTGATGTGAACGGAGATAATATGGAAGCTCTTGGTGGTATGTGTCATTTGGATACATCTGATTGGAATCCAAATCATATGATATTCAAGAAACTAAGAGTCAATCCTGGGAAGGATACTCCCGTGTGTCACTTCTTTTCTATAAATCATCTTTTGTGGGTTCCACCACAGTCTTCAAAAGCCACCATGTGA